A single Penaeus chinensis breed Huanghai No. 1 chromosome 42, ASM1920278v2, whole genome shotgun sequence DNA region contains:
- the LOC125047984 gene encoding golgin subfamily B member 1-like isoform X2 → MWRGVPEGDQGGSPPPMAPPEEHTEASGGSDILVVKQELGDLQDQFDEQQALIGQLKDMLKKKETALSSREEEVKDYATRLAKMKPRLVRPGARSKPVLPARVELVGSSDDIPSPHESQAIPTGPEPKVVEEKKLPSSESGSRTKILLLRKQLEENRLKFERQQKENAEKRASMEEMKQRIDRLRTEVEERDTVIRSLQDGQGSGKEEPSTQKLYQQIVYKDNTILELTQKVNNLEAIIQEHQETLSEKDKVIEARTEAVSLIAKSQEEKGRKTFEELEEMRLQMKKMQEDFITKEQEFISTRDSLSRELNDKAKKVTQLEENNRRLENLRFELSTRNAELQEKIVTLQTDVKALRDQSEGDRASISEKDNLLQELKQKLVRAEAHGQKKLKALEKQIRAIKQDGNAGAQILELQNSIAELEEEKGNLQLKLVDFDDLKVANEKLTNQRSKLEEQVKQLNGDIDSQLSAITQLEAEKIKLVEETNERENRIFDLESELTTTKTSLSEVTQAKVTLELRLCEVEEQRDLAEKARAELESQMSESGMASVEQLMVEKGSLEETIQSLTKEKEEWESKYASQIDTVQECEEKVKSAMEARESKVKECKRLMNILTDKENAIATLSIQIDRHNEVVARISEKLKSSQVEIEKRQSESEVLSHKLQEETKRSQEALGTVTSLEEELSSTHSQKQSVLAELELARESMNRSINEKNITIQNLVGEVSDLQNHVKAKEKVINDYIDRLEQMESQVNIRDENIESLHSTVIKMQEDLSKKNAEIEKLKKEVSNSLQELQTSKTTSEFELDSMSAMLNDAKNQLEGAQNELSVKDREIQNNQKVISKYEQEMCEKNLISDELQAKGKSLEANIASLNAFLSEKEMVIVNFQMELEEKSMHVENLSAQQQVLEQRLHHLQEENASLIEGNTATDEELNNLRVQMQQKEESVSNLESEMISKADQQSRDFDELRQTLTEKEQHITTVEATLESLKNDIANKASELEKWESEASEKNEKINLLTTQLENIQWQCSEKDGVVSDLHTQLSQYQEHLSAAQDQCTQVNTQFAHLQEQFSVNEKQLLETREQLSETQSHFEHAQNQLAEAQKELAQVQSQLQETQVNYEKVTSLASQFEEQLRTKTENIETMERQMHSQQDVTSQESEAWRIEAEHLRAEVDRLNSELTSARELNQSLESGSSNAQQWITQLQQEVEQQRSAHDIAQQQLLATKEELNSRALDLEQQKQKFEEVLAQQHEYIQRSEDLQTKLNESISLQQQQQQKAESLQIQLTQAVSLQQQSESEVATLSLTQQQRISDLEASVLSITQMRDQLQEESNQKSTQLQSYQENSLQLHSEMENLHSQISLKHEEIQKLQADRDQISMLLESQAGNASQYDANTQHLYSQLSLKDEEIQRNLIEYQNEKSKAENLIKELNNAKVQLEQELQALQSTSSQQPPVPSATGSNSSQRDKELAAANDQIQFLEEECDGLRTDVNTLKQQLQEARQTVTQLQTSLANQTFSAPEPSTDWEDWGEVDLGAPESAKAPTQENSLVLSLQRSLADKDEMLTMMQDQLKEMLQQINTITEEKKILEQQLKAAESNATQQAKLWDKEKEEFETVKNKLDQLLQLQNSFEEQKTKVMMLEEQLARKQEEIAQLQHQTAEVPMQHETVQALSKNVTLPSSVDQSSVEGTLTSQFQWSQGESGADAFSSIQWPESSGGQGTADWFTSQDSQQATTVASAEAAVTQSEAGAAVTQPEAGATVTQPEARAAVAQPEAGAADTQSSQEDTAAVNIEDLQFKLSWYEEQWSTWTGHYTQLQESYQEAQQQLAQLTEQLQQLQSTQKLPEAAAEVVPATASENKPTSKEEKEMLNETILQQQEQQILDLQSQLSNLQMANEDLKRESEGIQEQATHAKAKEEELERQRRDAEAEVDRLRSFETQVYELQSQLQAIQHQCTAMQSKLAEAEVERTRLMEVEILYGELQSCIQESETKREGSKSRVQELELMVQSAESEIARLRNEIENLSQASEAVETDRERLKTDAQGLGVEVTMLDEKIVSLHNEVKLYRNENERLKNEGELYKAEAKNLQKEIHCFKEEITKMKSEIDFYKGNAMRMECDNSEMNEEITRTRMSVDRIERENEQLRSELEVIEGEHGRLRQDYEILEGEHNRARGESDMLSQANQMLEAEKESLENEVQRITAQNMTKDADSEHLRDEIQRLTEVSTSAESEITRLRTEIERFKSLDSQYSELEMKYCDLQAQVASMEGLPGSRTDTEAHALVVEEVDWGAEGKIEHEHLLQSSSGDHKLQEEIDNLKQKLIALEKEKNAVYDELQTAKMKSGKMLQKLKVTQSKNESLTKEVQKLKAKAGGFSDLDQALEEEWKAQVSKAESERDEIKQKLDELEKEKDNLTTQVDVLTAAQEQFLDLKEEQDTTIKLLNARNRELEGQVQSLEWKISELEEIIEQTPGMQQEPAATISETQISGSVSPGSKELEELRVQINTQQEELNILKPENMRLQAAVNELEEKVENLSADNENFQSIIEGLKDSKSKAESEVNKYKESFIELHDQHEATKKEKDQSNAQLKELQYTHDTLKSAYNSMFAEYNELRDVCDSHKSDVGILKGERDRLAEEVDSLKKQLQALQEEEEEEIIRALQDECFSLREQNNLQHEENTALEVKAEEAREKAKRFENAMEQNMEMQNLLRDELMKKSEEISFLKTTLEAEDRKMAYMKAELSAIKIKLMQQDQAERSSTQATDKLEAQVQQLQEQNQQLRSQVEAAETSLTKLAGKTKREEEEDDTVFTQSSSNAELEAALASLHLRDLRCQQLSLEITKLLEERDALQLKLSASLRQTQELRRELSLSHQLPAPVSAEPSLDEKLAELRELNDSLEQKALKALQGAASPMASSIGRRTTLGSFPPSPPTFAPHTAPPTPTATRHADYTLTRETQGTSSTLMDWILGKSTPRVLHV, encoded by the exons ATGTGGAGGGGTGTGCCAGAGGGAGACCAGGGGGGGTCTCCTCCCCCCATGGCCCCCCCAGAAGAACACACCGAAGCCAGTGGCGGTAGTGATATATTGGTTGTGAAGCAAGAACTGGGAGACCTTCAG GATCAGTTTGACGAACAGCAAGCTCTCATTGGCCAGCTGAAGGACATGctcaagaagaaggagacagcGCTTTCTtccagggaggaggaggtgaag GACTATGCAACTAGACTTGCCAAGATGAAGCCCCGTCTAGTTAGACCTGGTGCTAGGTCCAAGCCAGTGCTTCCAGCGAGGGTGGAATTGGTGGGCTCATCTGATGATATTCCGTCACCACATGAGTCCCAGGCGATCCCTACAGGTCCCGAGCCAAAGGTCGTTGAAGAGAAGAAACTGCCGTCCTCAGAAAGTGGCAGCCGGACCAAGATCCTGCTCCTGAGGAAGCAGCTGGAGGAGAATCGGCTTAAGTTTGAGCGGCAGCAGAAGGAGAATGCAGAGAAGCGTGCATCTATGGAAGAGATGAAACAGAGAATCGATCGGTTGCGGACAGAGGTGGAGGAGCGTGACACCGTGATTCGGTCCCTACAGGATGGCCAGGGATCAGGAAAGGAGGAACCCAGCACACAGAAGCTCTACCAGCAGATTGTATACAAGGACAACACTATACTGGAGCTGACACAGAAGGTGAACAATTTAGAGGCGATCATACAGGAACACCAGGAAACCCTAAGTGAGAAGGACAAGGTGATCGAAGCACGCACAGAGGCTGTGTCTCTCATTGCTAAGTCTCAGGAAGAGAAGGGGCGGAAAACATTTGAGGAACTAGAAGAAATGAGACTGCAGATGAAGAAAATGCAAGAAGACTTTATCACTAAGGAGCAGGAGTTCATCTCCACAAGAGATTCTTTATCAAGAGAGCTGAATGACAAGGCAAAAAAGGTTACACAGTTAGAAGAAAACAACCGTCGTCTGGAAAATCTCCGCTTTGAGCTGAGCACCAGGAATGCAGAGCTTCAAGAAAAAATTGTGACTCTCCAGACAGATGTGAAGGCACTGAGAGACCAGTCTGAAGGAGACAGGGCATCCATCTCAGAAAAGGACAACCTGTTGCAAGAACTCAAGCAGAAGCTAGTGAGAGCTGAGGCTCATGGCCAGAAGAAGCTCAAAGCCTTGGAGAAACAAATCAGGGCTATTAAGCAAGATGGTAATGCAGGAGCACAGATCTTGGAGCTCCAGAATAGTATAGCCGAgctagaagaggaaaagggaaacctCCAGCTGAAGCTTGTTGATTTTGATGACTTAAAGGTTGCCAACGAAAAGCTCACCAACCAAAGAAGCAAGCTTGAAGAGCAAGTGAAGCAACTCAACGGTGACATAGACTCACAGCTTAGTGCAATAACACAGCTGGAGGCAGAGAAGATCAAGCTGGTGGAGGaaacgaacgaacgagagaatCGCATCTTCGATCTAGAGTCAGAATTGACCACGACTAAGACAAGCCTTTCAGAAGTCACACAGGCCAAGGTGACCTTAGAGCTTCGTCTGTGCGAAGTAGAGGAACAGAGGGACCTAGCAGAGAAGGCCAGGGCAGAGCTCGAATCCCAGATGTCCGAGTCAGGGATGGCCTCAGTGGAGCAGCTGATGGTTGAAAAGGGCAGCCTAGAGGAGACAATACAGAGCCTtaccaaggagaaggaggaatgggagagcaAGTATGCCAGCCAGATTGACACGGTGCAGGAATGCGAAGAGAAGGTCAAGTCTGCTATGGAAGCAAGGGAATCCAAAGTCAAAGAGTGCAAAAGACTCATGAACATCCTTACAGACAAAGAAAATGCCATTGCTACCTTGTCCATACAGATCGACAGGCACAATGAGGTAGTGGCCCGCATCTCAGAGAAGTTGAAGTCATCTCAAGTGGAAATTGAGAAGAGACAATCAGAATCAGAAGTGCTGAGTCACAAGCTCCAAGAGGAAACCAAGAGGTCACAAGAGGCATTAGGAACTGTAACCAGCTTGGAGGAAGAGCTGTCTTCCACTCACTCCCAAAAGCAGTCCGTCCTGGCAGAGTTGGAGTTGGCCAGAGAAAGCATGAATAGATCCATTAATGAGAAGAACATCACAATCCAAAACCTTGTAGGAGAAGTATCAGACCTTCAGAATCATGTTAAGGCCAAAGAAAaggttattaatgattatatagatagactaGAGCAAATGGAATCACAAGTGAACATTAGAGACGAGAATATTGAGTCACTCCATTCGACTGTTATTAAAATGCAGGAAGATTTATCCAAGAAGAATGCAGAAATagagaaattgaaaaaggaaGTTTCTAACTCGCTCCAAGAGTTGCAAACCTCCAAAACAACTTCAGAGTTTGAATTAGACTCTATGTCAGCCATGTTAAACGATGCAAAGAATCAGTTGGAAGGTGCGCAAAATGAATTAtctgtgaaagacagagagatccaGAACAACCAGAAGGTAATTTCAAAATACGAACAGGAAATGTGTGAGAAAAATCTAATTTCTGACGAACTGCAGGCTAAAGGCAAGAGCCTGGAGGCGAACATAGCATCTCTTAATGCCTTTCTATCAGAGAAGGAGATGGTAATAGTAAACTTTCAAATGGAACTTGAAGAAAAATCCATGCATGTGGAGAACTTGTCAGCCCAACAGCAGGTATTAGAGCAAAGATTGCATCACCTTCAGGAGGAGAATGCATCATTGATAGAAGGAAACACTGCAACAGATGAGGAGCTGAACAACCTGAGAGTGCAGATGcaacagaaagaggaaagtgtATCAAATCTTGAGTCTGAAATGATCTCTAAAGCAGACCAGCAGAGCAGAGACTTTGATGAATTAAGACAAACACTGACAGAGAAAGAACAACACATCACCACAGTGGAGGCAACACTAGAAAGCCTTAAAAATGACATTGCCAATAAGGCTTCTGAGCTGGAGAAGTGGGAGAGTGAAGCCtctgaaaagaatgagaaaatcaaCCTGTTGACTACACAGCTTGAGAACATTCAGTGGCAATGTTCTGAGAAGGATGGTGTGGTGAGTGATTTGCACACGCAGCTTAGCCAATATCAGGAACATTTGAGTGCAGCACAGGATCAGTGTACCCAGGTGAACACCCAATTTGCACATCTACAGGAACAGTTTTCAGTGAATGAAAAACAACTTTTAGAAACAAGGGAGCAGTTAAGTGAAACTCAGAGTCACTTTGAGCATGCGCAGAATCAGCTGGCTGAAGCTCAGAAAGAGTTGGCTCAAGTGCAAAGCCAGCTCCAGGAGACGCAAGTGAATTATGAGAAGGTCACTAGTCTAGCTTCCCAGTTTGAAGAGCAGCTTCGTACTAAAACAGAAAACATTGAAACTATGGAGAGACAGATGCATAGCCAACAGGATGTGACTAGTCAGGAATCAGAAGCATGGAGGATAGAGGCAGAGCATCTTAGAGCAGAAGTTGACAGACTGAACTCGGAGCTAACCTCGGCAAGAGAACTCAACCAAAGCTTAGAGTCAGGAAGCTCAAATGCCCAGCAGTGGATCACTCAGCTGCAACAGGAAGTGGAACAACAAAGATCAGCCCATGACATAGCTCAGCAACAACTGTTAGCCACTAAGGAAGAGCTAAATTCAAGAGCTCTTGACCTTGAACAGCAAAAGCAAAAGTTCGAAGAGGTTCTTGCCCAGCAGCATGAGTACATTCAAAGATCAGAGGACCTTCAGACTAAGCTCAATGAATCCATCTCCctccagcagcaacaacagcagaaagCTGAGTCTCTGCAGATTCAGCTGACACAAGCTGTCTCGCTACAACAGCAAAGTGAGAGTGAAGTAGCCACTCTGTCACTGACACAGCAGCAGCGCATTTCAGACTTAGAAGCCAGTGTCTTGTCTATCACACAAATGAGAGACCAGTTGCAAGAAGAAAGCAACCAGAAATCCACGCAGTTGCAAAGTTATCAAGAAAACTCATTACAGCTACATTCCGAGATGGAAAATCTTCATTCACAAATTTCATTGAAGCATGAAGAAATTCAAAAGTTGCAAGCTGACAGGGACCAAATTTCTATGCTGTTAGAGAGCCAGGCAGGAAATGCATCCCAGTATGATGCAAATACCCAGCATCTTTATTCTCAGCTTTCTCTTAAAGatgaagaaatacagagaaatcTCATAGAGTATCAAAATGAAAAGAGCAAAGCAGAAAATCTCATTAAGGAATTAAACAATGCAAAAGTGCAGTTGGAGCAGGAGCTTCAGGCTTTACAGTCCACTAGCTCACAGCAGCCCCCAGTACCATCAGCAACAGGATCAAACTCAAGCCAGAGAGACAAGGAGTTAGCTGCTGCAAATGACCAAATCCAGTTCCTAGAAGAGGAATGTGATGGGCTTCGCACAGATGTCAACACATTGAAGCAGCAGCTTCAGGAAGCCCGACAGACAGTCACACAACTACAGACATCACTGGCAAACCAGACCTTCTCTGCACCAGAGCCCTCAACTGATTGGGAAGACTGGGGTGAAGTAGATCTTGGAGCCCCGGAGTCAGCCAAGGCTCCAACACAGGAGAACTCACTGGTTTTGAGTCTCCAGAGGTCCCTGGCCGACAAGGACGAGATGCTCACCATGATGCAAGATCAGCTTAAGGAAATGCTGCAGCAGATAAATACCATtacggaagagaagaagattcTGGAGCAGCAGCTCAAAGCAGCAGAATCCAATGCCACCCAGCAGGCAAAACTctgggataaagaaaaggaagagtttGAGACAGTGAAAAACAAACTGGATCAGCTGTTGCAGCTTCAGAACTCCTTTGAGGAGCAGAAGACAAAGGTAATGATGCTGGAAGAACAGCTGgcaagaaaacaagaggaaatagCACAGTTGCAACACCAGACAGCTGAAGTGCCCATGCAGCATGAGACTGTACAGGCTCTTTCCAAAAATGTCACGCTGCCTTCATCTGTTGATCAAAGCTCTGTGGAAGGAACTCTCACCTCACAATTCCAGTGGAGTCAAGGAGAAAGTGGAGCTGATGCATTCTCTTCCATTCAATGGCCAGAGTCCAGTGGAGGCCAAGGGACAGCTGATTGGTTCACCAGCCAAGACAGTCAGCAAGCTACAACTGTGGCCTCAGCAGAAGCAGCAGTCACCCAATCCGAAGCAGGAGCAGCAGTCACCCAGCCAGAAGCAGGAGCAACAGTCACCCAGCCAGAAGCAAGAGCAGCTGTCGCCCAGCCAGAAGCAGGAGCAGCAGACACCCAGTCCAGCCAGGAAGACACAGCAGCTGTAAACATTGAGGATTTGCAGTTCAAGCTTTCATGGTATGAGGAGCAATGGAGCACCTGGACAGGGCACTACACCCAGTTGCAGGAGAGTTATCAGGAAGCTCAGCAGCAACTTGCTCAGCTTACAGAGCAACTACAACAGTTGCAAAGCACACAGAAGCTTccagaagcagcagcagaagtagtacCAGCAACAGCATCTGAGAATAAACCCAcatcaaaagaagagaaagagatgttaaaCGAGACCATCCTAcaacagcaggagcagcagatTTTGGATTTGCAGAGCCAGCTGTCAAACCTGCAGATGGCTAATGAGGACCTCAAGAGAGAATCAGAAGGCATCCAAGAGCAAGCCACCCATGcaaaggcaaaggaggaggaactggagagacagagacgagatgCAGAGGCTGAAGTTGACCGCCTAAGAAGCTTTGAAACCCAGGTGTATGAGCTTCAGAGCCAGTTACAAGCAATTCAGCATCAG TGCACAGCTATGCAGAGCAAGCTGGCTGAAGCAGAGGTGGAGCGGACAAGGCTTATGGAGGTCGAGATCTTGTACGGAGAATTGCAGTCGTGCATCCAGGAGTCAGAGACCAAGCGCGAGGGCTCCAAGTCCCGAGTGCAAGAGCTTGAGCTGATGGTGCAGTCAGCGGAGTCAGAAATAGCCAGGCTGAGGAATGAGATTGAGAATTTGAGCCAGGCCAGTGAAGCAgtggagactgacagagagagactcAAGACTGATGCTCAGGGGCTAGGAGTAGAAGTGACAATGCTTGACGAGAAAATTGTAAGCCTGCACAATGAGGTCAAGTTATACAGGAACGAGAATGAGAGGCTGAAAAATGAAGGAGAGCTCTACAAGGCTGAGGCAAAGAATTTGCAGAAGGAGATCCATTGTTTCAAGGAGGAAATTACAAAGATGAAGAGTGAGATAGATTTTTATAAGGGCAATGCAATGAGAATGGAATGTGATAATTCAGAGATGAATGAAGAAATCACAAGAACTAGAATGAGTGTTGACAgaatagaaagggaaaatgaacagTTAAGGAGTGAACTTGAGGTGATTGAAGGCGAGCATGGGAGACTGAGACAGGACTATGAGATCCTTGAGGGAGAGCATAATCGTGCAAGAGGGGAGAGTGACATGCTTTCACAGGCTAACCAGATGttagaggcagagaaggagagtttAGAGAATGAGGTGCAGAGAATAACTGCACAGAATATGACAAAGGATGCAGACAGTGAACACCTACGGGACGAGATCCAGAGACTGACAGAGGTGAGCACTTCTGCTGAATCAGAGATCACTCGCCTCAGGACTGAGATTGAGAGATTCAAATCCCTGGACTCCCAGTACAGTGAACTAGAAATGAAGTACTGTGACTTACAGGCACAGGTTGCTTCAATGGAGGGTCTGCCAGGCAGCAGAACTGACACTGAAGCACATGCATTGGTTGTGGAGGAAGTGGATTGGGGAGCAGAAGGCAAAATTGAGCATGAACACCTTTTGCAGTCATCATCTGGTGATCACAAACTCCAAGAGGAGATAGATAACCTGAAACAGAAGTTGATAGCactagagaaggaaaagaacgcTGTCTATGATGAGCTGCAGACAGCCAAGATGAAGAGCGGGAAAATGCTGCAGAAGTTGAAGGTAACACAGAGCAAGAATGAGTCTTTGACCAAAGAAGTGCAGAAGCTTAAGGCCAAAGCAGGTGGCTTTTCAGACCTCGACCAGGCCCTGGAGGAAGAGTGGAAAGCGCAGGTGTCAAAGGctgagtcagagagagacgaAATCAAACAGAAGTTAGATGAgcttgaaaaagaaaaggataacctTACAACGCAGGTAGATGTCCTTACCGCGGCCCAGGAGCAGTTCCTAGACCTTAAAGAAGAGCAAGACACTACAATAAAGCTCCTGAATGCAAGGAATCGAGAGCTTGAAGGTCAGGTCCAGTCCCTAGAGTGGAAGATCTCTGAGCTGGAAGAAATTATTGAGCAGACTCCCGGAATGCAGCAGGAGCCAGCTGCTACCATATCAGAAACTCAAATTTCAGGATCTGTAAGCCCGGGATCTAAAGAACTAGAAGAGTTAAGAGTACAAATCAATACACAGCAAGAAGAGCTCAACATTCTAAAGCCAGAGAACATGAGGTTGCAGGCAGCCGTAAATGAACtcgaggagaaggtggaaaaCCTGAGCGCAGATAATGAAAACTTCCAGTCCATCATCGAAGGGCTGAAGGATTCCAAGTCTAAGGCAGAAAGCGAAGTCAATAAGTACAAAGAGTCCTTCATCGAACTTCACGACCAGCATGAGGCCACTAAGAAGGAGAAGGACCAGAGCAACGCACAGCTGAAGGAACTCCAGTACACGCACGACACACTGAAGTCTGCCTACAACTCTATGTTTGCTGAGTACAATGAACTGCGGGACGTGTGTGACAGTCATAAGAGTGACGTGGGCAtcctgaagggggagagggatcgTCTGGCTGAGGAGGTGGACAGTCTCAAGAAGCAGTTGCAAGCtctgcaggaggaagaggaggaggagatcatACGTGCCTTACAAGACGAGTGCTTCAGCCTTAGAGAGCAGAATAATCTGCAACATGAGGAG AACACAGCCCTGGAAGTGAAAGCAGAGGAGGCGCGGGAGAAGGCCAAGCGGTTTGAGAATGCCATGGAGCAGAACATGGAGATGCAAAACCTTCTGCGTGATGAGCTCATGAAGAAGTCGGAGGAAATCAGCTTCCTGAAGACGACCCTTGAAGCTGAGGACCGCAAAATGGCCTACATGAAGGCAGAGCTGTCAGCCATCAAGATCAAGCTGATGCAGCAGGACCAGGCTGAGCGCAGCAGCACCCAGGCCACAGATAAGCTGGAGGCTCAGGTGCAGCAACTGCAAGAACAGAACCAGCAACTCCGGAGCCAG GTGGAAGCAGCAGAGACTTCCCTGACCAAGCTGgcaggaaagacaaaaagagaagaggaagaagatgacacTGTATTCACTCAGTCTTCGTCCAATGCTGAGCTGGAGGCAGCTTTGGCCTCACTTCATCTGCGTGACCTCAGGTGCCAGCAGCTGTCCTTAGAAATCACAAAG CTATTGGAAGAGAGAGATGCTCTGCAGCTAAAGCTGAGTGCATCATTGAGGCAGACGCAGGAACTCCGTCGAGAGCTGAGCTTGAGCCACCAGCTGCCAGCACCCGTCTCTGCCGAACCCTCCTTAGACGAAAA GCTGGCTGAGCTTCGTGAATTGAACGACTCACTAGAACAGAAGGCTCTCAAGGCTCTCCAAGGTGCAGCATCTCCCATGGCGTCGAGCATCGGCAGGAGAACGACCCTGGGTAGTTTCCCCCCCTCGCCACCCACCTTCGCCCCCCATactgcccctcccacccccacagcCACCAGACATGCCGATTACACTCTCA CTCGAGAGACACAGGGAACTTCATCCACCCTAATGGACTGGATATTAGGGAAAAG CACACCAAGAGTATTACATGTGTGA